A genomic stretch from Desulfotignum balticum DSM 7044 includes:
- the rpmG gene encoding 50S ribosomal protein L33, whose protein sequence is MDRVLIALACTECKRRNYTTTKNKRKTPDKIEMKKYCRFCNKHLVHKETKIK, encoded by the coding sequence GTGGATAGAGTCTTGATAGCTCTGGCATGCACTGAATGTAAGCGCAGAAATTATACAACCACGAAAAACAAGCGGAAAACGCCTGATAAAATTGAAATGAAAAAATACTGCCGCTTTTGCAACAAACATTTGGTGCACAAAGAAACGAAAATCAAATAA
- a CDS encoding peptidase U32 family protein gives MPEIQTPAVNPSLAPAKPELLAPAGNFEKLEIAIHYGADAVYLAGKDFSLRNYSGNFTEEQLVQAVSLAHANHVKVYVACNVYSRNEEAEGISRFLATVGRVKADAVIVSDPGIIRLARQIIPGVPIHLSTQANTTNCNSALFWQSVGVKRVNLARELSLEEVTHICRHTHMETEIFVHGAMCISYSGRCLLSTFLTHRDSNRGLCSHPCRWRYALVEELRPNEFYPITEDPRGTYIFNSKDLCMIQHLPELIQTGVTSLKIEGRMKGIHYLATVVKTYRDAIDTFVADPENYTTNPQWLEDLSQVYHREFGTGFYLGETGAVAPNYADIHQGQIHRFIGKILTCQDHNHHLVEIRNKIRRTDSVAVLSPGVPIINSDISGLYDPDGNAIDQAQPNTKAILKLARRFSKHDIICKTE, from the coding sequence ATGCCAGAAATCCAGACACCTGCCGTCAATCCGTCATTGGCACCCGCAAAACCGGAACTGCTTGCACCGGCAGGAAATTTTGAAAAACTTGAAATTGCCATCCATTACGGTGCAGATGCGGTTTATCTGGCAGGCAAGGATTTCAGTCTGCGGAACTATTCAGGAAATTTCACAGAAGAACAATTGGTGCAAGCGGTATCCCTGGCTCATGCGAACCATGTCAAAGTCTATGTGGCCTGCAACGTCTACTCTCGCAATGAAGAAGCCGAAGGGATCAGCCGTTTCCTTGCAACCGTCGGCCGTGTGAAAGCAGATGCGGTGATTGTTTCAGATCCCGGAATTATCCGGCTGGCCCGGCAAATCATTCCCGGAGTGCCCATTCATCTGAGCACCCAGGCCAACACGACCAATTGCAACAGTGCACTTTTCTGGCAGTCTGTGGGGGTCAAACGGGTCAATCTTGCCAGAGAACTGTCTTTGGAGGAAGTGACACACATCTGTCGGCACACCCACATGGAAACAGAAATATTTGTCCATGGCGCCATGTGTATCTCTTATTCCGGTCGATGTCTGTTGAGCACGTTTTTAACCCACCGGGACAGCAACCGGGGTTTGTGCAGCCATCCGTGCCGGTGGCGGTATGCCCTGGTGGAAGAATTGCGGCCCAACGAATTTTATCCCATCACTGAAGATCCCCGGGGCACCTATATATTCAATTCCAAAGACCTGTGCATGATCCAGCATCTGCCGGAACTGATCCAAACCGGGGTCACATCCCTTAAAATCGAAGGCCGCATGAAAGGGATCCATTATCTGGCAACGGTGGTCAAAACCTACCGGGATGCCATAGATACCTTTGTGGCTGATCCTGAAAACTATACCACCAACCCCCAGTGGCTGGAAGACCTTTCCCAGGTGTATCACCGGGAATTCGGGACCGGATTCTATTTAGGAGAAACCGGAGCGGTTGCGCCCAATTACGCGGATATACACCAGGGCCAGATTCACCGTTTCATTGGCAAAATACTGACATGTCAGGATCACAATCATCATCTGGTGGAAATCCGGAACAAAATTCGCCGCACGGATTCGGTGGCAGTGCTGTCACCCGGCGTACCCATCATAAACAGTGACATTTCAGGATTATATGATCCAGATGGCAACGCCATTGATCAGGCCCAACCCAATACAAAAGCCATACTGAAACTGGCACGTCGTTTTTCCAAACATGATATCATATGCAAAACCGAATGA
- the rplJ gene encoding 50S ribosomal protein L10: MLKLSQKKDLVARLATQLSEAQITILIDYKGLDVQTITRLRYELRQAGASMEVVKNTLLNLASQNTDAALMTDFYKGPTAVVTSATDPVAPSKILVDFAKDNEKLEIKAAAFGGKCLEPEEIKALAKMPSKEELLGKLVYTLNAVPTSFVNVLAGVPRGLLNVLNGLKDQKDAA; encoded by the coding sequence ATGTTGAAACTTTCCCAGAAAAAGGATTTAGTCGCACGTCTGGCTACGCAGTTGTCAGAAGCGCAAATCACCATTCTCATCGATTACAAGGGGCTCGATGTCCAGACAATCACCCGGCTTCGTTACGAACTCAGACAAGCCGGTGCCAGCATGGAAGTGGTTAAAAATACGTTGCTGAACCTTGCGTCCCAGAATACGGATGCAGCGTTGATGACGGACTTTTACAAAGGCCCGACTGCCGTTGTTACGTCCGCGACGGATCCTGTCGCACCATCCAAAATTTTGGTTGATTTTGCCAAAGACAATGAAAAGCTCGAGATCAAGGCTGCTGCATTCGGTGGTAAATGTCTTGAGCCGGAAGAGATCAAGGCCCTGGCCAAAATGCCCTCGAAAGAAGAATTACTGGGCAAACTGGTCTACACTCTCAATGCGGTTCCCACATCATTTGTCAATGTTTTGGCCGGCGTTCCAAGAGGGCTGCTCAATGTGCTCAATGGCCTCAAAGATCAGAAAGATGCCGCCTAG
- the rplA gene encoding 50S ribosomal protein L1: MPKRSKKQTDALKKIDRTLQYDPLEAMTLAVSSSHVKFDETVDVAVRLGVDPRHADQMVRGTVVLPNGLGKEVKVLVFAKGEKEQEALDAGADFIATEEIVEKIKEGWFGFDKAIATPDMMGTVGKLGRVLGPRGLMPNAKTGTVTFELEKAIQELKAGKIDFRVEKAGVVHAPIGKISFGPEKLTENVKAFLDKIVALKPAASKGIYLKTISVSSTMGPGIKVDPMLIK; encoded by the coding sequence ATGCCAAAGCGGAGTAAAAAACAGACAGACGCGCTGAAAAAGATCGACAGAACACTTCAATACGATCCATTGGAAGCCATGACTCTTGCCGTTTCCTCAAGCCATGTGAAGTTTGATGAAACAGTGGATGTAGCAGTCAGGCTGGGGGTAGATCCCCGCCACGCAGACCAGATGGTCCGGGGGACCGTGGTTTTGCCCAATGGTCTTGGAAAGGAAGTCAAGGTCCTGGTTTTTGCCAAGGGTGAAAAAGAACAGGAAGCTTTGGATGCGGGTGCGGATTTCATTGCCACGGAAGAAATCGTGGAAAAGATTAAAGAAGGCTGGTTCGGGTTTGACAAAGCCATCGCCACGCCCGATATGATGGGAACCGTTGGCAAACTCGGGCGCGTTCTGGGTCCCCGGGGGTTGATGCCCAATGCCAAAACCGGGACCGTGACCTTTGAGCTGGAAAAAGCCATTCAGGAATTGAAAGCGGGAAAAATAGATTTCCGGGTTGAAAAAGCAGGTGTGGTCCATGCCCCCATAGGAAAAATTTCTTTTGGACCGGAAAAATTGACGGAAAACGTTAAGGCATTTCTGGACAAGATCGTTGCACTGAAACCTGCCGCCAGTAAAGGAATCTATCTGAAAACTATCAGTGTTTCATCCACAATGGGTCCGGGTATTAAAGTGGATCCCATGTTGATCAAATAA
- the rplK gene encoding 50S ribosomal protein L11: MAKKIMTQIKLQVEAGKANPSPPIGPALGQHGVNIMDFCKAFNAKTANDAGSIIPVVITVYKDRSFSFITKTPPASRMLLAAAGLKKGSGEPNRTKVGKVTHDQVVSIAETKKEDLNASDLEAAVKIIEGTARSMGIDVL, from the coding sequence ATGGCAAAAAAAATAATGACGCAAATAAAGCTTCAGGTGGAAGCAGGAAAAGCAAATCCATCCCCGCCCATCGGACCGGCATTGGGTCAGCATGGGGTGAATATCATGGATTTCTGCAAGGCGTTCAATGCCAAGACGGCCAATGACGCCGGTTCCATTATTCCAGTGGTTATTACGGTTTACAAAGATCGGTCCTTCAGTTTTATAACAAAGACACCCCCCGCATCTCGAATGTTACTGGCAGCTGCCGGTCTTAAAAAAGGGTCGGGTGAACCGAATCGCACCAAGGTAGGAAAAGTGACCCATGATCAGGTTGTAAGTATTGCAGAAACCAAGAAAGAAGATCTGAATGCCTCAGATCTTGAAGCTGCGGTAAAGATTATCGAAGGTACTGCAAGAAGCATGGGGATTGACGTCCTTTAA
- a CDS encoding N-acetyltransferase yields the protein MIRKAVLDDVNTIHALLQFYNKRGELLARPLSKLYDHLRDFWVYEDPSSHQVTGCCALQFCWENLAEIRSLAVALEHTGQGIGTMLTERAIQEAFYFKVRDLFTLTYRPSFFQQFGFTVIDKNDLPVKIWADCIGCVNFPNCDETAMLKKLDTPRL from the coding sequence ATGATTCGAAAAGCCGTACTGGATGATGTGAACACCATCCATGCATTACTTCAGTTCTATAACAAACGGGGAGAACTTCTGGCCCGGCCGCTGAGCAAACTCTACGATCATCTGCGTGATTTCTGGGTGTATGAGGATCCATCTTCTCATCAGGTAACCGGGTGCTGTGCCCTTCAATTCTGCTGGGAAAATCTGGCGGAAATCCGGTCTTTGGCTGTTGCTTTGGAACACACGGGCCAGGGTATCGGCACCATGCTTACGGAACGGGCCATTCAGGAAGCGTTTTATTTTAAAGTCCGGGATCTGTTCACCCTGACGTATCGACCCAGCTTTTTCCAGCAGTTCGGATTCACGGTAATAGATAAAAATGACTTGCCCGTGAAAATCTGGGCCGATTGTATCGGGTGTGTCAATTTTCCCAATTGTGATGAAACCGCCATGCTCAAAAAGCTTGATACGCCTCGATTGTGA
- the nusG gene encoding transcription termination/antitermination protein NusG, giving the protein MSLKWYVVHVYSGHEQKVKKALEEKIQTSRYPEKFGEILIPTENVVELVNGKKKESSRKFYPGYILVRMYLDNETWHIISSTPKVTGFLGGKNKPAPISDKEAQNIIEKMQIGKNKPQPRFYFEPGDDVKVIDGPFSNFNGTVEDVSPDKEKVKVLVSIFGRPTPVELKFIQVTKI; this is encoded by the coding sequence ATGTCTTTGAAATGGTATGTGGTTCATGTTTACTCGGGCCATGAACAAAAAGTGAAAAAAGCCCTGGAAGAAAAAATTCAGACATCCCGATATCCGGAAAAATTCGGAGAGATACTGATTCCTACAGAAAATGTAGTTGAACTAGTCAATGGGAAAAAAAAAGAATCTTCCCGGAAGTTTTATCCGGGATATATTCTGGTCAGGATGTATCTGGACAATGAAACATGGCACATTATCAGTTCAACCCCCAAAGTAACCGGTTTCCTGGGTGGAAAAAACAAACCTGCACCGATCAGTGACAAGGAAGCACAGAATATTATTGAAAAGATGCAGATCGGAAAAAACAAACCTCAGCCCCGTTTCTATTTTGAGCCCGGGGATGATGTAAAAGTCATTGATGGCCCATTTTCCAATTTCAATGGCACTGTTGAAGACGTTTCTCCGGATAAAGAAAAAGTGAAGGTGCTCGTAAGTATTTTCGGACGGCCGACACCTGTGGAACTGAAGTTTATTCAGGTCACCAAAATTTAA
- the tuf gene encoding elongation factor Tu produces MAKEKFERKKPHVNIGTIGHIDHGKTTLTAAITKHAGLKGHGTYVPFDEIDKAPEERERGITIATAHVEYETDARHYAHVDCPGHADYIKNMITGAAQMDGAILVVSADDGPMPQTREHILLARQVGVPRIVVFLNKCDMVDDEELIELVEMELQELLDSYDFPGDETPIIRGSALKALESDDPDSDEAKPIFELLSTLDSYVPEPERDMDKPFLMPIEDVFSISGRGTVVTGRIDRGVIKPGDEIELVGIRDTAKTVCTGVEMFRKLLDQGQAGDNVGLLLRGTKRDQVERGQVVAKPGTITPHTKFKAEMYALSKEEGGRHTPFFTGYRPQFFFRTTDVTGVLTLEEGVEMIMPGDNATINVELIAPIAMEKELRFAVREGGRTVGAGVIAEIFE; encoded by the coding sequence ATGGCTAAGGAGAAATTTGAGCGGAAAAAGCCGCATGTAAACATTGGAACCATTGGTCACATCGACCATGGCAAGACCACGCTGACCGCTGCAATCACCAAGCATGCCGGATTGAAAGGGCACGGGACATACGTTCCGTTCGATGAGATTGACAAAGCTCCGGAAGAAAGAGAGCGGGGAATTACCATTGCCACCGCCCATGTGGAATATGAAACCGATGCGCGTCATTATGCCCATGTGGATTGTCCGGGCCATGCCGACTATATCAAAAACATGATCACCGGTGCTGCCCAGATGGACGGGGCGATTCTGGTTGTGTCCGCAGATGACGGTCCCATGCCCCAGACCCGGGAGCATATTCTTTTGGCCCGCCAGGTCGGGGTGCCCAGAATTGTTGTATTTTTAAACAAATGCGACATGGTGGATGATGAGGAATTGATCGAGCTGGTGGAAATGGAACTTCAGGAGCTGCTGGATTCCTATGATTTTCCCGGTGATGAGACGCCGATTATCCGTGGATCTGCATTGAAAGCGCTGGAGAGCGATGATCCGGACAGTGACGAAGCCAAGCCGATTTTTGAGTTGCTCAGCACATTGGATTCTTACGTGCCGGAACCGGAACGGGATATGGACAAGCCGTTTCTGATGCCCATTGAGGATGTGTTCTCCATTTCCGGTCGGGGTACGGTTGTGACCGGTCGTATTGATCGCGGCGTGATCAAACCGGGTGATGAGATTGAACTGGTGGGGATTCGTGATACTGCCAAGACCGTGTGTACCGGTGTTGAGATGTTCAGAAAGCTGCTGGATCAGGGACAGGCGGGAGACAACGTTGGGTTGCTGCTGCGGGGAACCAAACGGGACCAGGTGGAAAGAGGTCAGGTGGTGGCAAAGCCGGGAACCATTACGCCCCATACCAAGTTCAAAGCGGAAATGTATGCATTGAGCAAGGAAGAAGGGGGACGTCATACCCCGTTTTTTACCGGGTACCGGCCTCAGTTTTTCTTCAGAACCACGGATGTGACCGGTGTGCTGACCCTGGAAGAAGGCGTTGAAATGATCATGCCGGGCGACAATGCCACCATTAATGTGGAGCTGATTGCTCCCATCGCCATGGAAAAAGAACTGCGGTTTGCCGTGCGGGAAGGCGGTCGTACCGTGGGTGCCGGCGTCATCGCTGAAATTTTTGAATAA
- the rplL gene encoding 50S ribosomal protein L7/L12, with the protein MADITKDDVIEFIANMTVLELSELIKELEDKFGVSAAAPVAFAGGAMPAAGDAAAAEEEKTEFDVILEAVGDKKINVIKEVRAITGLGLKEAKALVEEAPKPVKEGIPKDEAGKIKEQLEGAGAQVSIK; encoded by the coding sequence ATGGCTGATATCACAAAAGATGATGTTATTGAATTTATTGCCAACATGACGGTGTTGGAACTGTCGGAACTGATCAAAGAACTGGAAGACAAATTCGGCGTCAGCGCAGCGGCTCCGGTCGCATTTGCCGGTGGTGCCATGCCTGCTGCGGGTGACGCAGCTGCTGCAGAGGAAGAAAAAACGGAATTTGATGTCATTCTTGAGGCAGTGGGTGATAAAAAGATCAATGTGATCAAAGAAGTTCGTGCCATCACCGGTTTAGGGCTTAAAGAAGCCAAGGCGCTGGTTGAAGAGGCACCCAAGCCTGTCAAGGAAGGGATCCCCAAGGATGAAGCAGGTAAAATTAAAGAACAGCTTGAGGGAGCCGGGGCCCAGGTTTCCATAAAATAA
- a CDS encoding lytic transglycosylase → MSSRTIDSNSKSYSTNDFEEAILSRKSPVDGISQTRRMPSDYVLNPDTVQTGALGPGPQTEISESVYDEQVKIDQALELCNLAQEMWEAGRLEDALSYLDDAYSAMLEINTDLSLDINQQREDIRFLISKRILEIYASRQVAVAGSHDEIPITLNEHVQYEIKRLTGPEKQFLINSLKRAGRFRPYILSELKAAGLPEELSWLPLIESGYQLRALSSARALGLWQFIPSTGHKFGLTRNQYIDERMDPEKSTRAAIAYLKELHNLFGDWTTVLAAYNCGEGRVLRTIRNQRLNYLDNFWDLYQNLPRETARYVPRFLATLHIMQNLDSYGIRVDHPLQPLPYKSFEVQKQMRLTDIAKEISVSADDLRALNPELRDDILPPETYRLKIPANKSELFLARVNKIQTAYSAPQLTGSGYHKIRRGETLSTIATRYGTTVSAIARANNIHRTHRIIAGTTIKVPTSGTTAHNTASNSSAVAKKQAPVRYKVQKGDSLWVLAKKFSTTTKEIMGANNLSNATLHVGQVLTITPSRKSTTTSSYYYVKSGDSPFLIAKKHNMSLNRLLALNRLSKTCKIFPGQKLIVE, encoded by the coding sequence TTGTCTTCGCGGACAATTGATTCCAATAGCAAATCTTATTCCACCAATGATTTTGAAGAAGCAATACTGTCTCGAAAAAGTCCGGTTGACGGCATCTCTCAGACTCGCCGGATGCCTTCGGATTATGTTCTGAATCCGGACACAGTCCAAACAGGTGCTCTGGGGCCGGGGCCCCAAACTGAAATTTCCGAATCCGTATATGATGAACAGGTCAAAATCGATCAGGCACTGGAATTGTGTAACCTGGCCCAGGAAATGTGGGAAGCCGGCAGACTGGAAGATGCGCTTTCTTATCTTGATGATGCTTATTCCGCCATGCTTGAAATTAACACGGACCTGTCATTGGATATCAATCAGCAAAGAGAGGATATCCGGTTTTTAATATCCAAACGGATTCTTGAAATTTACGCCTCCCGGCAGGTAGCCGTTGCGGGCTCACATGATGAAATTCCCATTACACTCAACGAACATGTCCAATATGAAATCAAGCGGCTTACCGGTCCGGAAAAACAATTTTTAATCAATTCTCTGAAACGGGCCGGGCGTTTCAGGCCTTATATCCTGTCTGAGCTAAAAGCGGCCGGTCTTCCGGAAGAACTGTCCTGGCTGCCCCTGATCGAAAGCGGTTATCAACTCAGAGCGTTATCTTCAGCCAGAGCTTTAGGGTTGTGGCAGTTTATCCCGTCGACCGGTCATAAATTCGGTCTGACTCGGAATCAATACATTGACGAACGCATGGATCCGGAAAAAAGCACCCGGGCCGCCATTGCTTATCTCAAGGAACTCCATAACCTTTTCGGTGACTGGACAACCGTTTTGGCCGCCTACAATTGCGGCGAAGGCCGGGTGTTGAGAACCATCCGAAACCAGCGGCTCAATTATCTGGATAATTTCTGGGACCTTTACCAGAATCTACCCAGAGAAACCGCCCGCTATGTTCCTCGTTTTTTGGCGACTCTCCATATTATGCAAAATTTAGACTCGTATGGGATTCGCGTTGACCACCCGTTACAACCTTTGCCTTATAAATCTTTTGAAGTTCAAAAACAGATGCGTCTGACCGATATTGCCAAAGAAATTTCAGTGAGTGCCGATGACCTGAGAGCATTGAATCCGGAACTTCGTGATGACATTCTTCCGCCTGAAACCTACCGTTTGAAAATACCCGCTAATAAATCTGAGCTGTTTCTGGCCCGGGTGAATAAAATTCAGACGGCATATTCCGCTCCACAGCTGACTGGATCTGGATACCACAAAATACGACGGGGAGAAACCCTGTCCACGATTGCTACCCGCTATGGCACAACTGTCAGTGCCATTGCCCGTGCCAACAACATTCATCGAACCCACCGGATCATTGCCGGCACGACGATCAAAGTACCCACTTCAGGCACGACCGCTCACAATACGGCCAGTAACAGCAGCGCTGTTGCAAAAAAACAGGCCCCGGTCCGATACAAGGTCCAGAAAGGGGACAGTCTGTGGGTTCTTGCCAAAAAATTTTCAACGACAACCAAAGAGATCATGGGTGCAAACAATTTGTCCAATGCCACGCTTCATGTGGGCCAGGTACTGACCATAACCCCGTCCCGCAAATCCACGACCACATCTTCCTATTATTATGTAAAATCAGGGGACAGTCCTTTTTTGATTGCAAAAAAACACAACATGAGTTTAAATCGGCTTCTTGCGTTGAACCGGCTGAGCAAAACCTGCAAAATTTTTCCCGGCCAGAAACTCATTGTTGAATAA
- the secE gene encoding preprotein translocase subunit SecE, with protein sequence MSRLQKKKPAIEKKKKKEANKSVTANENVSPVRQTAASGLSKIKPENQTMASKDKKENFVFTATEFLREVKVELKKVTWPTRKQTTGTTIVVIIFVFILAVFLGIFDYSLSKLVQVVLT encoded by the coding sequence ATGTCACGATTACAAAAGAAAAAACCTGCCATAGAAAAAAAGAAAAAAAAAGAGGCGAATAAATCTGTGACTGCCAATGAAAATGTTTCACCTGTCCGGCAGACAGCCGCATCCGGTCTTTCTAAAATAAAACCGGAAAACCAAACAATGGCCTCAAAAGACAAAAAGGAAAATTTTGTCTTTACGGCGACCGAATTTTTAAGAGAAGTCAAGGTTGAATTAAAAAAGGTGACATGGCCTACCCGCAAGCAAACAACCGGAACTACGATTGTTGTGATTATTTTTGTTTTCATACTTGCTGTTTTTCTTGGCATTTTTGATTACAGCCTTTCCAAACTCGTTCAGGTTGTTTTAACTTAA